A DNA window from Loxodonta africana isolate mLoxAfr1 chromosome 7, mLoxAfr1.hap2, whole genome shotgun sequence contains the following coding sequences:
- the LOC100658808 gene encoding olfactory receptor 52D1-like, giving the protein MKRKLTLALVMSAYNKTDVHPSTFILIGIPGFEAAHIWISIPFCVIYFLTLLGNFSILFIIKTDHRLYEPMYLFLCMLAVADLIVCTTAVPKLLSLFWFNDGEIRFAACLTQVFLIHSSSTMESGFFLAMAFDRYVAICYLLTHSMILTHAVIGKIGLAIVLRGTVLLSPHPFLLRWLPYCKTNIISHTYCEFMALIKIACAETRIRRAYSLIVAFLTGGVDFILIICSYIFILHTIFHLPSKDARLKTLGTCGSHVLVILVSYTPAFFSFLTHRFGHHVAPHVHIFVANIYLLIPPMVNPIIYGVRTKRIRDRFLKVFSFSKPLN; this is encoded by the coding sequence ATGAAGAGAAAGCTAACACTGGCACTTGTTATGTCAGCATATAATAAGACTGATGTCCATCCATCAACTTTCATTCTCATTGGCATTCCTGGATTCGAGGCTGCCCACATCTGGATCTCCATTCCCTTCTGTGTGATCTACTTCTTGACCCTACTGGGAAACTTCTCCATTTTGTTCATCATTAAGACAGACCACAGACTTTATGAGCCAATGTATCTCTTTCTCTGCATGTTGGCTGTGGCTGACCTTATTGTGTGCACTACAGCTGTGCCAAAACTTCTCAGCCTCTTCTGGTTCAATGATGGAGAGATTCGTTTTGCAGCCTGTCTCACTCAAGTTTTCCTGATTCACTCTTCCTCTACAATGGAATCTGGATTCTTTCTGGCCATGGCTTTTGACCGCTACGTAGCCATCTGTTACCTATTAACACATTCAATGATTCTGACACACGCTGTTATAGGGAAGATAGGTCTAGCCATTGTACTCCGGGGCACAGTGCTTCTCAGTCCTCACCCTTTCCTGCTGCGGTGGCTTCCCTATTGTAAAACCAATATCATTTCTCACACCTACTGTGAGTTCATGGCCCTCATCAAAATTGCCTGTGCTGAGACAAGAATCCGAAGAGCCTACAGCCTAATTGTTGCCTTCCTTACTGGGGGAGTGGACTTCATACTGATCATTTGTTCTTATATATTTATACTCCACACCATCTTCCACCTCCCATCCAAGGATGCCCGGCTCAAGACCTTGGGCACCTGTGGTTCCCATGTCCTTGTCATCTTGGTGTCCTATACTCCAgccttcttctcttttctcaCCCACAGGTTTGGTCATCATGTGGCTCCCCATGTGCACATATTTGTAGCCAACATCTATCTTCTGATCCCACCCATGGTGAATCCCATTATCTACGGGGTGAGGACCAAGAGGATACGGGACAGGTTCCTTAAAGTTTTCAGTTTTTCAAAGCCTCTGAactaa
- the LOC100658528 gene encoding olfactory receptor 52A5-like gives MATFNLSYLDPRTVTLTGIPGLEHVQFWIGFSFFAVCLVALLGNIILLVIIPEEHSLHQPIYILLAVLAATDVGLCLAITPKMLAIFWFGSRSMAFDACLAQLFFIHALQCMESGILLAMAFDRYVAICDPLRYTSILTPSILVWMLLVVAIRATVLVGLLPILINRLHLFQSTVIAHTYCEHMAVVKLAAEDIRVNKICGLFVGFTILGFDMIFILISYILIFQAVFHLNQKKARLRAFNTCTAHIFVFLEFYILAFFSFFSHRFGHVAPSTHILLSTIYLLVPHALNPIVYGVKNKVIFKWVAQIFLLNHKSQ, from the coding sequence ATGGCAACCTTCAACTTGTCATATCTGGACCCCAGAACAGTGACTCTAACTGGCATCCCTGGACTAGAGCATGTGCAGTTTTGGATTGGGTTTTCCTTCTTTGCAGTGTGCCTGGTGGCTCTTCTGGGAAACATCATTTTGCTGGTCATCATTCCTGAAGAACACAGCCTGCATCAGCCTATATACATCCTGCTGGCAGTGCTGGCTGCCACTGATGTGGGGCTCTGTTTAGCCATTACTCCCAAGATGTTGGCCATCTTCTGGTTTGGCTCTCGTTCCATGGCCTTTGATGCCTGTCTAGCCCAGCTCTTCTTCATCCACGCCTTGCAGTGCATGGAATCTGGTATCCTGTTGGCCATGGCCTTTGACCGCTATGTTGCCATCTGTGACCCGCTGAGATACACATCTATCCTTACACCTTCCATCCTGGTTTGGATGTTGTTGGTGGTGGCCATCAGGGCAACAGTGCTTGTTGGCCTATTACCTATTCTAATCAATAGACTGCATCTTTTCCAATCCACTGTTATTGCTCATACTTACTGTGAGCACATGGCTGTGGTCAAGCTGGCTGCAGAAGACATTCGAGTCAATAAAATATGTGGTCTCTTTGTTGGTTTTACAATTCTGGGGTTTGACATGATTTTCATTCTCATATCCTACATCCTGATTTTCCAGGCTGTTTTTCATCTAAACCAAAAGAAGGCACGACTCAGAGCTTTTAACACATGCACAGCTCATATTTTTGTCTTCCTTGAGTTTTATATTCttgctttcttctcatttttcagcCACCGTTTTGGACATGTTGCCCCCTCTACCCACATTCTTCTGTCTACCATCTACCTGCTTGTGCCACATGCACTCAACCCTATTGTCTACGGTGTAAAAAATAAAGTAATCTTCAAGTGGGTGGCCCAGATTTTTCTTTTGAATCATAAGTCCCAGTAA